In Oryza brachyantha chromosome 1, ObraRS2, whole genome shotgun sequence, the following are encoded in one genomic region:
- the LOC102705577 gene encoding trafficking protein particle complex subunit 5 — protein sequence MIGVGKAKQYANVLDKPLSRGRQEVSLSAFAFLFSELVQYNQTQVDNIAELERRLEDAGYAVGARVLELLCHREKGNRRETRLLGILSFIHSTVWKVLFGKVADSLEKGTEHEDEYMISEKELLVNRFISVPKDMGAFNCGAFVAGIVRGVLENAGFPAVVTAHFVPIEGQQRPRTTILIKFAEEVLQREARFG from the exons ATGATCGGCGTCGGGAAGGCGAAGCAGTACGCCAACGTGCTCGACAAGCCCCTCAGCCGCGGCAGGCAGGAG GTCAGTTTGAGCGCATTTGCCTTCCTGTTCTCAGAGTTGGTTCAATACAACCAGACACAAGTTGATAATATTGCTGAGCTGGAAAGAAG GCTGGAGGATGCCGGTTATGCTGTCGGTGCAAGAGTTCTTGAACTTCTGTGTCACAGAGAGAAG gggAATAGACGAGAGACTCGACTCCTGGGTATATTATCGTTCATACACAGCACTGTATGGAAAGTATTGTTCGGGAAG gtGGCTGACTCACTTGAGAAAGGAACAGAACATGAGGATGAATACATGATTAGTGAAAAGGAGCTTCTTGTTAACCG GTTCATTTCCGTGCCAAAGGACATGGGAGCATTCAATTGTGGAGCTTTTGTTGCAGGAATTGTAAGG GGTGTACTGGAAAATGCTGGCTTTCCTGCGGTAGTTACTGCCCACTTTGTGCCAATTGAAGGCCAACAAAGGCCCAGGACAACTATCTTGATAAAATTTGCTGAAGAG